The genomic stretch tgttctactccacgtcatgacatctgatctaacgtcgtaactaatacagcaagatagttattaaccactgtactaatatgcacaagttcacagatgtcacgacatctcattctatgtcaccctagaatgtatgaacacctggttctgtgcatcaggaagaaagactcaacagaaatcaaacctagcactcacttctgttgttttcttccacagttatcagcatgatgtcttactgttgtttgtggacatcatctgttacattgttccagtgtgtatatcttttacttgtatttcctgaattaaaggttgaacacgttaatctaatttccacttattagattgctaacaactaggctatttgttaggttcattaattgtaggttagtagttgatttcctggtttttctctaagctattgaatccctgaagaatagcctgagaaaaatactgaaccagaaaaaccaatcatcctacactttagcacctgctgttgggaatgaatgtcacaacattcagttcgacatccagaacatatgttgattctgttatgttcctggaaacgtgTTGTGCTAAGTTTGtagtactgtaaaagaccaactagtctctacttcagtatcaaccttcagtatcaactgtcaaaacgtccagtttgacagtttcaccATGATCCTCCAGCCAAGTCTGTTATCCTCGAAAAtaacagacttaaataaatactgaactgaaactaacatgcttattattcagtatacgctgtcactgatgaatgttacaacattctgattgacattcaatCAGAAGGTTATATACtaggtctgttatcatcttgataacCTGACCGGGAAACCAactgagttatgacagtaataaatacacatgcagaaggaaaacaaacacaggaaattgttaacccagttcagtccaacatgacctacatctgggggctaccaagccaggaagaagatccactattagcagtattaattcagagttaaactcacccgtttacaactcttcacttaatccctacccaatgcaatctatacctaggaactcctagatagaaacctccagtttcctttcctatcactacaaatacaatgtaatgttaccacaccttgaacttgcttcacagcttcgttcaagaacaaaatcactcttgcctacaggctttgagttacaaatactctcagcttttaccactgagaaacacatggtaaccttcccacagattgggaggtttacctcacacacacccctaaattttcattctaggaggcttacaaaaactaggttacaatcagctatttataacctaatcacccaactggatttgggccttcagaaatcgcagcagacttgttctttgctgttacaacttcagcagaaaaattctgctacaaacaaggtcttcaatcctagaatctctccatatatatctccatattttgagcctatatatcttgtgattgagtcttcaagacctccacatgggagttaggatattcaccagatatccttgctgatcccagaatatatactgaattaattaattcagttttctacacatgtgcgatgtcacagacctgatgtcgtgacatcgtacatgacatgttggtccagatgttgaatttcttcaacccaacatattaaaacaacagagatgattacattatttgttttctaaaattaatgccaatcctaaggaattaacagaaacaattttttttcatggtttagcaagaaacatAATTGTTATCCCTATCTACTACTGAAGATGAGTATATAGTAGCAGGCAGCAACTGCTCTCAACTAATATgggtgaaacaaatgttgactaaatacaatgtcacacaagatgtcatgacattattctgtgacaacttgagtgctattaatatctccaaaaatcctattcagcacagtagGACTAAACACATTGGCATCAGGCATCATTTTATTAGATAACTTGTTGAAGACAAAGTCTTAACACTTGAGCATGTTAGCACGGAGAATCAGCTTGCAGACATTTTTACCAAAGCCTTAGATGCAGTTCAATTTGAAAAATTAAGAGGAAAACTTGGGATTTGTGTTAATGAGCATTTATAGCAAATACAACTATTTAAGTGTGTCAGACAAGATTTTAACTCTCATCATTACACTAGACACGCTTACCTAAACCCTTTACCTCATTGTGTATCCTTTTGGACAAAAATACGCTACACATTCCATTCAAACTCTTCATTCCTCTCCAAATATCTATGCTCACCCTCTTTCAAGTGTCTTTCCCAATTCCATATGCATCAAGTGTTACCTAAAATATAGAAACAATCTTCACCCAAGCACATGCATGTCCCAACTGAAACCAGTGGATCATCCTCCCCAAATGTTAGTGAAAATGAACCATTCCAAATGATCAACCTGGCTTATCTGGTCTTGGATGTTGCTTCCTTATCCACGATTCATCCACCCCCTCAGAAGAAAGCTACACCTTCTATGTCAAAGAATTTCAAGACTTATGGTAAGTCTTCTGAACCTATAAtccctagtgaagataaaactaCTGTTGAAGAAGGGTCTAGGTCTAaagggtttgagatgagaaacCTTACTATGCATGCTGGCGGCACTGAGAATCAAATGGAAGTGGAAAGGAGTTCCATTGATAACGAACTTAGGAAGTTTGTTACATCTGTTTTGAAGGAAGTGAACTCATATTTTTTTCAAATTTCCAAACATCTTTGGCAAAAGAAACTAGCTATGACAATGATTCTAGTGAAAAAGCTGAGGAAAGTGTTCCTGAACATGTTGCTCTTGAAAGAAGGAGTAAGAAGAAGGTTGATGATTGTGTCCCTGAGTATGTTTCTCATGAGAGAAGAAGTAAAAAGAAAGTTGATCATGTTGTCAATGTTGAAGAACTAACTTCTGATGAGGAACCTCTTACCAATATTGTGACTCATGGTATAGCCAAGAGACTACAGAGACGAAAAGGAAAGACAATGGTGTTTGAAGATTCTCCCTCCAAGgagataaaaataaaatatggtGGTTTGAAAAGCACTCCCTCTAGAAACTCTATAGGAAAATCTCTTGTTGGTCCTACTAGATTATGGAGTAAAGTTGTTACCCCTACTAGGAAGAGGAAAGTTGTCTCTTCTAGTGATTCTGAGTTTGATGTCAAAAAGGATGTCCAAGACATCATGCATGTAAAAAGATCTGCTACCAAGAAGCCTCATGATGTTGTGCTCGAGGCTCCACTGAATAATGTTTCTTTACATTATGTGAAGAATGTTGAAAGGTGGAATTATATTATTCAAAGGAGGGCATCTCTAGAGAGGGAATTGGGTAAGGATACCCTAAAATGTAAGG from Lathyrus oleraceus cultivar Zhongwan6 chromosome 7, CAAS_Psat_ZW6_1.0, whole genome shotgun sequence encodes the following:
- the LOC127101744 gene encoding uncharacterized protein LOC127101744, giving the protein MHVPTETSGSSSPNVSENEPFQMINLAYLVLDVASLSTIHPPPQKKATPSMSKNFKTYGKSSEPIIPSEDKTTVEEGSRSKGFEMRNLTMHAGGTENQMEVERSSIDNELRNEKAEESVPEHVALERRSKKKVDDCVPEYVSHERRSKKKVDHVVNVEELTSDEEPLTNIVTHGIAKRLQRRKGKTMVFEDSPSKEIKIKYGGLKSTPSRNSIGKSLVGPTRLWSKVVTPTRKRKVVSSSDSEFDVKKDVQDIMHVKRSATKKPHDVVLEAPLNNVSLHYVKNVERWNYIIQRRASLERELGKDTLKCKEVVELTEAVGLIKTVTKFGPCYV